From a region of the Dickeya poaceiphila genome:
- a CDS encoding PilN domain-containing protein: MLTVNLLAWRPGLLYRRIRLSLLVSGGLLFVVGCTATMTYEVYQQQYAWRRHKVELVQSQLPRYEQLYHQTLAAWQRREAQLAQLSVQEQSQQRNQRYQALLERLPALMPDSLWLTEIGDNGVRIHISGVSNHYSAIVTLANAMAALPQIEHASVQQTQRDPQDSARLNFSLRLHWRALAEAGSKG; this comes from the coding sequence ATGTTGACGGTGAATCTTCTGGCGTGGCGTCCAGGTTTACTATATCGCCGTATACGGCTGAGCCTGCTGGTATCTGGCGGGTTGCTGTTTGTGGTTGGTTGTACGGCAACCATGACTTATGAGGTCTACCAGCAGCAGTACGCGTGGCGACGGCACAAGGTCGAACTGGTGCAGTCGCAACTGCCGCGCTATGAACAGCTCTACCATCAGACATTAGCGGCCTGGCAACGGCGCGAAGCTCAGTTGGCGCAACTGTCGGTGCAGGAACAGAGCCAGCAGCGGAATCAGCGCTATCAGGCGTTGCTTGAACGGCTGCCGGCGTTGATGCCTGATTCGCTCTGGCTGACAGAAATTGGAGACAACGGCGTGCGTATCCACATATCCGGAGTGAGTAATCACTATTCTGCTATCGTCACTCTGGCTAACGCGATGGCGGCATTACCGCAAATAGAGCACGCCAGCGTACAACAGACACAACGCGACCCGCAGGATAGCGCACGGCTGAATTTTTCGTTACGCCTGCACTGGCGGGCACTAGCCGAAGCGGGATCGAAGGGATGA
- the aroK gene encoding shikimate kinase AroK: MAEKRNIFLVGPMGAGKSTIGRQLAQQLNMEFFDSDQEIERRTGADVGWVFDVEGEEGFREREEKVINELTEKQGIVLATGGGSVKSRETRNRLSARGVVVYLETTIEKQLARTQRDKKRPLLQVETPPREVLEALAKERNPLYEEIADVTIRTDEQSAKVVANQIISMLENN, from the coding sequence ATGGCAGAGAAACGCAATATCTTTCTGGTTGGGCCTATGGGTGCCGGCAAAAGCACTATTGGCCGTCAGTTAGCTCAGCAGCTCAATATGGAATTCTTCGACTCCGATCAAGAAATTGAGCGACGTACCGGGGCTGATGTGGGCTGGGTATTTGATGTGGAAGGCGAGGAAGGCTTCCGTGAGCGCGAAGAGAAAGTCATTAATGAATTGACGGAAAAACAAGGCATTGTGTTGGCAACGGGCGGTGGTTCGGTGAAATCACGCGAAACCCGCAATCGCCTGTCCGCTCGTGGCGTGGTAGTGTATCTGGAAACCACGATTGAAAAACAGTTGGCCCGTACTCAACGAGATAAGAAACGTCCGTTGCTTCAGGTTGAAACCCCACCACGCGAAGTGCTGGAGGCATTGGCGAAAGAGCGTAATCCGCTGTATGAAGAGATTGCTGATGTCACAATTCGCACTGATGAACAAAGCGCCAAGGTCGTTGCCAACCAGATTATCAGTATGCTGGAAAACAACTGA
- the trpS gene encoding tryptophan--tRNA ligase, which yields MSKPIVFSGAQPSGELTIGNYMGALRQWVNMQDDFDCIYCIVDQHAITVRQEPQQLRKATLDTLALYLACGIDPQKSTIFVQSHVPEHAQLGWLLNCYTYFGELSRMTQFKDKSARYEENINAGLFDYPVLMAADILLYQTNQVPVGEDQKQHLELSRDIAQRFNAIYGDIFRIPEPFIPKSGARVMSLLEPTRKMSKSDDNRNNVIGLLEDPKSVVKKIKRAVTDSDEPPVVRYDLQNKAGVSNLLDILSGVTGKSIPDLEKAFEGQMYGHLKGAVADAVSGMLSELQARYHRFRDDEAFLQQVMRDGAQKASARAQETLRKVYDVVGFVARP from the coding sequence ATGAGTAAGCCCATTGTGTTTAGCGGCGCACAGCCGTCAGGCGAGTTAACCATTGGTAACTACATGGGTGCGTTACGTCAGTGGGTCAACATGCAGGATGACTTCGACTGCATCTATTGCATCGTGGATCAACATGCGATCACCGTGCGCCAGGAGCCACAGCAACTACGCAAGGCGACGCTGGATACGCTGGCGCTTTATCTGGCTTGCGGCATCGATCCGCAAAAGAGCACTATTTTCGTTCAGTCGCATGTACCGGAACACGCACAGTTAGGCTGGTTGCTGAACTGCTACACCTATTTCGGCGAATTGAGCCGCATGACTCAGTTTAAGGACAAATCCGCCCGCTATGAAGAAAACATCAACGCCGGATTGTTTGACTACCCGGTGTTAATGGCGGCTGACATTCTGCTGTATCAGACCAATCAGGTGCCGGTTGGGGAAGATCAGAAACAGCATCTGGAACTGAGCCGGGATATCGCCCAGCGTTTCAACGCTATCTACGGCGATATTTTCCGCATTCCTGAGCCGTTTATTCCCAAATCCGGTGCGCGGGTGATGTCTCTGTTGGAGCCAACCAGAAAGATGTCCAAGTCGGATGATAACCGCAATAACGTCATTGGTCTGCTGGAAGACCCGAAATCGGTGGTGAAGAAGATCAAACGTGCGGTAACGGATTCCGACGAACCGCCGGTGGTACGTTATGACCTGCAAAACAAGGCTGGCGTATCCAATCTGCTGGATATCCTCTCCGGGGTGACGGGGAAATCCATTCCTGATCTGGAGAAAGCGTTTGAAGGGCAGATGTATGGTCATCTGAAAGGTGCGGTGGCGGACGCCGTCTCCGGTATGCTGAGCGAGTTGCAGGCACGTTATCACCGTTTCCGTGATGATGAAGCCTTCCTGCAGCAGGTGATGCGTGATGGTGCGCAGAAGGCCAGCGCCCGTGCGCAGGAAACGCTGCGCAAGGTCTACGATGTGGTTGGATTTGTGGCTCGTCCGTAA
- the aroB gene encoding 3-dehydroquinate synthase has protein sequence MERVTVTLGERSYPITIAAGLFNDAASFMPLKAGDQAMLVTNETLAPLYLDAVRDLLEKSGVRVDQVILPDGEQFKSLAVLEQVFSALLARPHGRDTTLVALGGGVIGDLTGFAAACYQRGVRFIQVPTTLLSQVDSSVGGKTAVNHPLGKNMIGAFYQPASVVVDLDCLKTLPARELSSGLAEVIKYGIILDRAFFEWLEEHIDAVRSLQSAPLAYCIRRCCELKAEVVAADERESGLRALLNLGHTYGHAIEAEMGYGNWLHGEAVAAGMVMAAQAARRLGQFSVDDVERIKALLRRAGLPVTGPREMAPQTYLPHMMRDKKVLAGELRLVLPTAIGQSEVRSGVSHELVLASIADCLP, from the coding sequence ATGGAAAGAGTCACCGTCACCCTAGGGGAACGCAGTTACCCCATTACCATAGCTGCCGGTCTTTTCAACGATGCAGCTTCTTTTATGCCACTGAAGGCTGGCGATCAGGCCATGCTGGTGACTAATGAGACGCTGGCGCCGCTTTATCTGGATGCGGTGCGTGATTTGCTGGAGAAAAGCGGTGTGCGGGTGGATCAGGTCATTCTGCCTGACGGTGAACAGTTCAAGTCTTTGGCTGTGCTGGAGCAGGTGTTTTCTGCATTGCTTGCCAGGCCGCATGGCCGCGACACTACGCTGGTGGCGTTGGGCGGCGGCGTTATCGGCGATCTGACTGGTTTTGCCGCCGCCTGTTATCAGCGCGGTGTTCGCTTTATTCAGGTTCCCACCACCTTGCTGTCGCAGGTTGATTCTTCTGTCGGCGGTAAAACCGCAGTCAATCACCCGCTTGGCAAAAATATGATTGGCGCGTTCTACCAGCCTGCTTCGGTGGTAGTCGATCTGGATTGCCTTAAGACGTTGCCCGCGCGCGAACTCTCCTCCGGTCTGGCTGAAGTGATCAAGTACGGTATCATTCTTGATCGGGCCTTTTTTGAATGGCTGGAAGAGCATATTGATGCGGTGCGAAGCCTGCAAAGCGCACCGCTGGCTTACTGTATCCGCCGCTGTTGTGAACTGAAAGCGGAAGTGGTAGCGGCGGATGAGCGTGAATCTGGACTGCGCGCCTTGCTGAATTTGGGCCACACTTATGGACACGCTATTGAAGCGGAAATGGGGTATGGCAACTGGCTGCACGGCGAGGCCGTAGCGGCGGGCATGGTTATGGCTGCCCAGGCTGCACGTCGCCTGGGCCAATTTAGCGTGGATGATGTTGAGCGCATCAAGGCATTGCTGCGGCGGGCTGGGTTGCCTGTTACCGGGCCGCGTGAAATGGCTCCGCAAACGTACCTGCCGCATATGATGCGTGACAAGAAGGTTCTGGCGGGTGAATTGCGTTTGGTTCTGCCCACGGCGATTGGTCAGTCGGAAGTCCGGTCGGGCGTATCGCACGAACTGGTGCTGGCATCCATAGCTGACTGCCTTCCCTGA
- a CDS encoding SPOR domain-containing protein, with protein sequence MDEFNPEEELKPDTSDRRPVRQQRRSKGFSAPSVSLSRQHTMIGIGIVVLVLLIVGIGSALQSPSQNTSSASSQSAGSGKNIDLSSSLSSGQAQGTPPAASQLSSPAPVGAQNTGSGAPQTLSGQPVSGTPTQAPLSSQNTNQQRIELPGNITDALSQPQQQDRVNALSAGLPTEPATVLSPTAKSGRVQPVEKSPSHVQAEKQPSSPSHKAAIGVKETVKPAANVHRVPTTAVTPAPSSKPVTAVKPAVPAGGQSSTAIQSAPASHFTLQLSSASRADSLKAYAREQRLANYWVYETKRDGQPWYVLVNGVYASPEDARRAIASLPADVQAKKPWVRPIRQVKQDLTR encoded by the coding sequence ATGGATGAGTTCAATCCGGAAGAAGAGTTAAAGCCGGATACCAGTGATCGACGCCCTGTGCGTCAGCAGAGACGAAGCAAAGGTTTCTCTGCCCCCAGTGTTTCGCTATCCAGACAACACACCATGATTGGTATCGGTATTGTGGTGTTGGTGTTACTGATTGTCGGCATCGGTTCTGCTTTGCAATCTCCCAGCCAGAATACCTCTTCGGCGTCGTCGCAATCAGCAGGTTCTGGCAAGAATATTGATCTATCGTCTTCCTTGTCTTCCGGTCAGGCACAGGGAACACCACCGGCGGCATCTCAGTTATCTTCTCCTGCGCCGGTTGGTGCCCAGAATACGGGGTCTGGAGCTCCGCAGACGCTGAGTGGTCAGCCGGTTTCCGGCACGCCTACGCAGGCGCCGTTGTCTTCGCAGAATACCAATCAGCAGCGTATTGAGTTGCCGGGCAATATTACCGATGCATTGTCTCAGCCCCAGCAACAGGATCGCGTCAACGCGTTGTCTGCCGGGTTGCCGACCGAACCGGCAACGGTGTTGTCGCCGACAGCCAAAAGTGGACGGGTTCAGCCGGTGGAGAAGTCGCCTTCCCATGTTCAGGCGGAAAAACAGCCTTCATCGCCATCTCATAAAGCTGCCATTGGAGTGAAAGAGACCGTTAAACCTGCAGCGAATGTGCATCGTGTACCCACGACGGCAGTGACGCCTGCGCCATCCAGCAAACCGGTAACGGCGGTTAAACCGGCGGTGCCGGCGGGAGGTCAGAGCAGTACGGCTATTCAGAGTGCGCCAGCCAGCCACTTTACTTTGCAGCTCAGTAGTGCGTCCCGCGCCGATTCCCTCAAGGCGTATGCCAGGGAACAGCGGTTGGCGAATTACTGGGTGTATGAAACGAAACGTGACGGGCAGCCCTGGTATGTTCTGGTGAATGGTGTTTACGCCTCGCCTGAGGATGCCAGGCGCGCGATTGCGTCCCTGCCTGCTGATGTTCAGGCAAAGAAACCCTGGGTCAGGCCGATCCGTCAGGTGAAGCAGGACTTGACCAGGTAA
- the rpe gene encoding ribulose-phosphate 3-epimerase, with the protein MKPFLIAPSILSADFARLGEDTAQALTAGADVVHFDVMDNHYVPNLTIGPLVLKSLRNYGITAPVDVHLMVKPVDRLIPDFAEAGASFITFHPEASEHVDRTLHLIKDHGCKAGLVFNPATSLSYLDYVMDKLDIILLMSVNPGFGGQSFIPSTLDKLRQVRQRIDESGYDIRLEVDGGVKVDNIAQIAAAGADMFVAGSAIFGQPDYRAVIDKMRQELETVRHD; encoded by the coding sequence ATGAAACCGTTTTTAATCGCCCCGTCTATTTTGTCGGCTGACTTTGCCCGTCTTGGTGAGGACACCGCGCAAGCCCTGACAGCCGGAGCAGATGTCGTCCACTTTGATGTGATGGATAATCACTATGTTCCCAATTTAACCATCGGTCCGCTGGTGCTGAAATCCCTGCGCAATTATGGCATCACCGCACCTGTGGATGTTCACCTGATGGTAAAACCGGTAGACAGGCTGATACCTGATTTTGCCGAAGCGGGGGCCAGCTTCATTACGTTTCATCCAGAGGCGTCCGAGCATGTTGATCGCACTCTGCACCTGATTAAGGATCATGGTTGTAAAGCCGGTCTGGTATTTAACCCGGCCACCTCGCTGAGCTATCTTGACTATGTGATGGACAAGCTGGATATCATTCTGCTGATGTCCGTTAATCCGGGGTTTGGCGGCCAGTCGTTTATTCCGTCTACGCTGGATAAGCTACGTCAGGTGCGTCAGCGCATTGATGAAAGCGGCTATGATATCCGCTTGGAAGTAGACGGTGGCGTGAAAGTAGATAACATCGCGCAAATTGCAGCAGCCGGGGCGGATATGTTTGTCGCAGGCTCGGCGATTTTCGGCCAGCCGGATTATCGTGCGGTGATTGATAAGATGCGCCAGGAGTTGGAGACAGTACGTCATGACTGA
- a CDS encoding HofP DNA utilization family protein, whose product MNGWQRGVLWLGLLLGTVRAETMRDPFQPLSEVSCDSGQLPDKWQLKGMVGSSSQWVGWLAQAQTGWLRVRDGDVIPPGDWQVTRLDSTGATLSLTDGKARCERAEIHLEPPFHHKIYHKKE is encoded by the coding sequence ATGAACGGGTGGCAACGTGGCGTGCTGTGGCTGGGACTGCTTTTGGGGACGGTGAGAGCAGAAACAATGCGCGATCCGTTCCAGCCGCTGTCAGAGGTATCGTGCGATAGCGGCCAGTTGCCGGATAAATGGCAACTAAAGGGGATGGTGGGGTCATCGTCGCAATGGGTGGGGTGGTTGGCGCAGGCGCAAACCGGTTGGCTGCGCGTCCGCGATGGGGATGTTATTCCTCCGGGTGACTGGCAGGTTACGCGGCTGGATAGTACCGGCGCTACGTTAAGTCTGACGGATGGGAAAGCGCGTTGTGAGAGGGCGGAGATTCATCTTGAGCCGCCTTTTCATCACAAGATTTATCACAAAAAGGAATGA
- the dam gene encoding adenine-specific DNA-methyltransferase, whose amino-acid sequence MKKNRAFLKWAGGKYPLVEEIRRYLPAGERLIEPFVGAGSVFLNTEYDSYILADINSDLINLYKIVKTETDAFIRDARELFIDEANTSDVFYRLREEFNLCTNDYRRALLFLYLNRHCYNGLCRYNMRGEFNVPFGRYKKPYFPEEELYWFAEKAQNATFVCEHYQQTLTKATSGSVVYCDPPYAPLSATANFTAYHTNNFNNLDQQNLAQLAQQLSSQSQIPVLISNHDTVLTREWYRDASSLYVVKARRTISRNISGRGKVNELLALYCQAASC is encoded by the coding sequence ATGAAGAAAAACCGCGCGTTCTTAAAATGGGCTGGTGGAAAATATCCGCTGGTGGAGGAGATTCGCCGATACCTGCCAGCGGGAGAGCGATTAATCGAGCCTTTCGTAGGCGCGGGTTCCGTATTTCTCAATACCGAGTACGACAGCTATATTCTGGCGGATATCAACAGCGATCTGATTAATCTGTATAAAATCGTCAAAACCGAAACCGATGCTTTTATCCGCGATGCTCGCGAGTTGTTTATTGATGAAGCGAATACCTCGGATGTTTTTTACCGGTTGAGAGAGGAATTCAACCTCTGTACCAATGATTATCGTCGTGCGCTGCTGTTTTTGTATCTGAATCGCCACTGCTATAACGGCCTGTGCCGCTATAACATGCGGGGTGAGTTTAATGTGCCGTTCGGGCGCTATAAAAAGCCTTATTTTCCGGAAGAGGAACTTTACTGGTTTGCGGAAAAAGCGCAGAACGCCACGTTCGTATGCGAGCATTATCAACAGACGCTGACCAAGGCGACTTCAGGTTCGGTGGTGTATTGCGATCCGCCTTATGCACCGCTATCGGCCACGGCTAACTTTACGGCGTACCACACCAACAACTTTAATAATCTGGACCAGCAAAATCTGGCTCAACTGGCGCAACAGTTGTCGTCGCAAAGCCAGATTCCGGTTCTGATTTCTAACCACGACACGGTATTGACCCGTGAGTGGTATCGTGATGCGTCATCGTTGTATGTGGTCAAGGCGCGTCGTACCATCAGCCGCAATATTTCTGGCCGCGGCAAGGTCAATGAACTGCTGGCGTTATATTGCCAGGCGGCGTCCTGCTGA
- a CDS encoding mandelate racemase family protein, which produces MKIASIDVTVFTYPTRRVSDSAGHSHPGDEHQASMALLTITTDSGHKGYAFAPPEVIRPYVINSFFRKVLIGQDPFDRERLWQELAHWQRGSANQLTDRALAIIEQALWDLAGRALNMPVYKLLGGYRDKVPAYGSTMCGDELKGGLSTPDEYGQFAEQLVQRGYKAIKLHTWMPPVSFAPSPKMDIKACAAVREAVGPDICLMLDGYHWYSRSEALYIGRELQKLNFTWFEEPMEEQSMASYSWLNKNLDIDVIGPESLGGKYFSRADWVKEGACDILRAGVQGVGGISPCLKVAHLAEAFGMDCEIHGNGAANLAVVGAIKNCRWYERGLLHPFLNYDEPAAYLNALVDSMDEEGYVHLSQRPGLGEDINFDWIDAHTLSKH; this is translated from the coding sequence GTGAAAATTGCATCGATCGACGTCACCGTCTTCACTTATCCCACTCGCCGTGTCTCCGACAGTGCAGGGCATTCCCACCCAGGCGATGAGCATCAGGCCAGTATGGCGTTGTTGACCATCACTACCGACAGCGGGCACAAAGGGTATGCGTTCGCGCCGCCGGAGGTGATTCGCCCATATGTGATAAACAGTTTTTTCCGTAAAGTACTGATTGGGCAAGATCCATTTGATCGTGAGCGGCTGTGGCAGGAGCTGGCGCACTGGCAGCGCGGTAGCGCCAACCAACTTACCGACCGGGCGCTGGCGATCATCGAACAAGCGCTGTGGGACCTGGCAGGGCGGGCGCTGAATATGCCGGTATATAAACTGCTGGGCGGTTACCGCGATAAAGTGCCGGCATATGGCAGCACCATGTGTGGCGATGAGTTAAAAGGTGGCCTGTCGACGCCGGACGAGTACGGTCAGTTCGCCGAACAACTGGTGCAGCGTGGTTATAAGGCTATCAAACTGCACACCTGGATGCCGCCGGTGTCGTTCGCACCCAGTCCGAAAATGGATATTAAAGCCTGTGCGGCGGTACGTGAAGCGGTAGGGCCGGATATCTGCCTGATGCTGGACGGCTACCACTGGTACAGCCGCAGTGAGGCGCTGTATATTGGTCGTGAGCTGCAAAAACTGAACTTCACCTGGTTTGAAGAGCCGATGGAAGAGCAGAGCATGGCATCCTACAGTTGGCTGAACAAAAATCTGGACATCGACGTTATCGGTCCGGAAAGTCTGGGCGGGAAATACTTCAGCCGTGCCGACTGGGTGAAGGAAGGCGCCTGCGACATTCTGCGCGCCGGAGTGCAAGGCGTAGGCGGGATTTCACCGTGCCTCAAGGTGGCACATCTGGCGGAAGCGTTCGGCATGGATTGTGAAATTCATGGTAATGGTGCGGCCAATCTGGCGGTGGTGGGGGCGATTAAAAACTGCCGCTGGTATGAACGCGGCTTGCTGCATCCGTTCCTGAACTACGATGAACCTGCTGCCTATCTGAATGCGCTGGTTGACTCGATGGATGAAGAAGGGTATGTCCATTTGTCGCAGCGCCCCGGCCTGGGTGAGGACATCAATTTTGACTGGATTGATGCCCATACGTTGAGCAAGCACTGA
- the hofQ gene encoding DNA uptake porin HofQ — protein MKTGCFPGRRLCRYCWLVMLFCSMATHAGGDVPVSLAFDDVPVQRVLQALADHQQLNLVVAPGVAGNISLNLQQVPWQQALDIILRMGQLTIERQGGVMMVYPDTYVKDQQRQQEELATRQRLQLPLQNLSVTLQYAEATDVVANLQSQRGTLLTERGSVTVDKRTNTLLVRDVSAALEQLRPWIEELDKPLAQVQLAAHIVTISSEHLKALGVNWGLGEATTAGQALQMNNFSVSLPVESPAVNAGFHLAKLNGRLLDLELMALEQENEVEIIASPRLFTAHQQTASIKQGTEIPYQVSSGASGSTSIEFKEAVLGMEVTPRILHGGQITLNLLISQNMPGRAIKQGEGSEILAIDKQEIQTQVTVQDGETIVLGGIFQQQKNQGERQVPGLGALPGIGQWFRSSNRQHTRRELVIFITPTLIQAAKRAPAA, from the coding sequence ATGAAAACAGGATGTTTTCCCGGCAGACGTTTGTGTCGGTACTGTTGGCTGGTGATGCTGTTTTGCAGCATGGCTACTCATGCCGGTGGCGATGTGCCCGTTTCGCTGGCATTTGATGATGTGCCGGTCCAGCGTGTGTTGCAGGCGCTGGCTGACCATCAGCAACTTAATCTGGTGGTGGCGCCGGGTGTGGCAGGCAATATTAGCCTGAATTTGCAGCAAGTGCCCTGGCAGCAGGCGCTTGATATCATTCTGCGTATGGGGCAACTGACGATTGAACGGCAGGGTGGCGTCATGATGGTCTATCCCGATACCTATGTGAAAGACCAGCAGCGGCAGCAGGAGGAACTGGCAACCAGACAACGTCTGCAACTACCGTTGCAGAACCTGTCTGTCACCTTGCAGTATGCGGAAGCGACCGATGTAGTGGCAAACCTGCAAAGTCAGCGCGGCACCTTGCTGACTGAGCGTGGCAGCGTCACCGTGGACAAACGCACGAATACCCTGCTGGTGCGGGATGTGAGCGCCGCGCTGGAACAGCTTCGCCCCTGGATCGAGGAACTGGATAAGCCATTGGCTCAAGTGCAACTGGCGGCGCACATCGTCACCATCAGCAGCGAGCATCTCAAGGCATTGGGTGTTAACTGGGGGCTGGGTGAGGCCACGACTGCGGGGCAGGCCCTGCAAATGAACAATTTTAGCGTTAGCCTGCCGGTGGAGTCGCCCGCCGTTAACGCAGGTTTTCATCTGGCAAAATTGAATGGACGATTGCTGGATCTGGAGTTGATGGCGCTGGAACAAGAAAACGAAGTGGAGATCATTGCCAGCCCGCGTTTGTTTACCGCGCATCAACAAACGGCCAGCATCAAACAAGGCACGGAAATTCCGTATCAGGTGTCCAGTGGCGCGAGTGGTTCCACGTCAATTGAGTTCAAGGAGGCCGTGCTGGGGATGGAAGTGACGCCCAGAATTCTGCATGGTGGACAGATTACGCTCAATTTGCTGATTAGCCAGAATATGCCGGGACGCGCGATTAAACAGGGCGAGGGCAGTGAAATACTGGCTATCGATAAACAGGAAATACAGACGCAGGTAACGGTTCAGGATGGCGAAACCATTGTGCTGGGCGGTATTTTCCAGCAGCAAAAAAATCAGGGGGAGCGTCAGGTGCCGGGACTGGGGGCATTACCGGGCATCGGGCAGTGGTTTCGCTCCAGTAACCGTCAGCATACCCGTCGTGAGCTGGTTATCTTCATTACACCCACTCTGATTCAGGCCGCTAAACGTGCGCCGGCAGCCTGA
- a CDS encoding phosphoglycolate phosphatase has product MTDFAAIRGLAFDLDGTLVNSAPGLAAAVDMALGALSLPRAGEARVSTWIGNGADVLVERALRWAGVEPTSRQIQDTRLLFDKYYARTVDSGSLLFPGVQETLAELAGRGLRMAVVTNKPTPFVAPLLDVLGIGHYFSLILGGDDVTEKKPHPAPLYMVLGKLGLRANELLFVGDSRNDIQAARAAGCPCVGMTYGYNYGEAIALSHPDVVLESFADLLTLSGLTLLNDQEA; this is encoded by the coding sequence ATGACTGATTTTGCTGCGATTCGTGGTCTGGCATTTGATCTTGACGGCACGCTGGTCAACAGTGCGCCGGGGCTGGCCGCAGCGGTCGATATGGCATTAGGCGCATTGTCGCTGCCGCGCGCGGGTGAAGCGCGGGTATCGACCTGGATTGGCAACGGCGCTGATGTGCTGGTAGAGCGTGCGTTGCGCTGGGCGGGGGTAGAGCCAACGAGCCGGCAGATTCAGGACACCCGTTTGCTGTTTGATAAGTACTATGCCCGTACGGTAGACAGCGGCAGCCTGCTGTTTCCAGGGGTGCAGGAAACGTTGGCCGAATTGGCTGGGCGTGGTTTGCGTATGGCGGTGGTCACCAATAAACCGACGCCGTTTGTCGCACCGTTGCTGGATGTGCTGGGTATCGGCCACTATTTTTCACTGATTCTGGGCGGCGATGACGTCACTGAGAAGAAACCGCATCCTGCACCGTTGTATATGGTGTTGGGCAAGCTGGGTCTGCGCGCGAATGAATTGTTGTTTGTCGGCGACTCACGTAATGATATACAGGCGGCGCGGGCCGCCGGATGCCCGTGCGTCGGCATGACGTATGGCTATAACTATGGTGAAGCGATTGCCTTAAGCCACCCCGATGTGGTGTTGGAGAGCTTTGCGGATTTACTGACCCTATCCGGGTTAACCCTTTTAAACGATCAGGAAGCATGA
- the pilM gene encoding type IV pilus biogenesis protein PilM: MAYPIWQVGLDIQNGFMRALAVQRRRHGWQLRHWWQLPLPDSTLRGGSLHHPASLCTVLRQWRQELPRFVSLRLGFPAARVLQQRLAMPDHRLREPQRGDYIRKMAARTLPVSGDDLALDYRPDPQTPNMLLVTAARQTELNVWLHCLHDAGLQPDAVDITPCALRYMAAQAGLATDRLLLHRFDDHWLWVSPLQAPLAFGTVHPDDTTNCAEGSAMEPDILKYVSTCYQKEVSHLAYLSTSVPVALQQTSANLIHWSPLAAFVRQQPPLPSFPTTFAIAGGLAIRPEDTPC, from the coding sequence ATGGCTTATCCCATCTGGCAGGTTGGACTGGACATCCAGAACGGCTTTATGCGCGCTCTGGCGGTACAACGCCGCCGACATGGCTGGCAATTGCGCCATTGGTGGCAGTTGCCGTTACCCGACAGCACGTTACGCGGCGGTAGTCTACATCATCCCGCCTCACTTTGTACGGTTCTTCGTCAATGGCGGCAGGAATTGCCACGATTTGTTTCATTACGGTTGGGGTTTCCCGCAGCAAGGGTATTGCAACAACGGCTGGCAATGCCTGATCACCGTTTGCGTGAGCCGCAGCGCGGTGACTATATCCGAAAGATGGCCGCCAGGACATTACCGGTTAGCGGCGATGATCTGGCGTTGGATTATCGCCCCGACCCACAAACTCCGAATATGCTGCTGGTCACCGCGGCACGCCAAACCGAACTGAACGTTTGGCTGCATTGCTTGCACGATGCCGGCCTGCAGCCTGATGCTGTGGATATTACACCCTGTGCCTTGCGGTACATGGCGGCCCAGGCCGGACTGGCGACTGATCGTCTGCTGTTGCATCGTTTCGACGATCACTGGTTGTGGGTTTCGCCGTTGCAAGCGCCGCTGGCATTCGGCACCGTTCATCCGGACGACACGACGAACTGCGCGGAAGGCTCTGCGATGGAGCCTGATATCCTGAAGTATGTGAGTACTTGCTATCAAAAAGAGGTTTCTCATCTGGCTTATCTCAGCACATCCGTGCCGGTGGCTTTACAACAGACTTCTGCCAACCTGATTCACTGGTCGCCTCTGGCGGCATTTGTTCGACAGCAACCGCCATTGCCGTCGTTTCCCACCACGTTTGCCATTGCGGGTGGGCTGGCAATACGCCCGGAGGATACGCCATGTTGA